One window from the genome of Microbacterium sulfonylureivorans encodes:
- a CDS encoding LysR family transcriptional regulator has translation MTVFDDPDIDAQALRVVKAIADEGSITGAAAALGYSQPAISQQLKRLELRLGVPLVERVGRSVRLTEAGRILARHAPAVTTALDAAAGELAELRGLRAGRVRLVGFPSASPTVVPRLLAELEAHHTGVTVTYLEAEPPEAVAAVREDRADIALTFSYPGDRDDPHGSSSRGLSVRTVGTDDLLAVLPAGHPAAADDQVDIAALSGEKWIAGCPRCRGHLLELCARAGFAPHIAFETDNFVAVEGLVAQGIGVATLPRMAVASFPQLPGVVTLPLPPAEARTIHVVTAHGADRVPAIRLTMAAIVRLLDATAARAGDAGVEAQPLRRQASRN, from the coding sequence ATGACGGTCTTCGACGATCCCGACATCGACGCGCAGGCGCTGCGCGTGGTCAAGGCGATCGCCGACGAAGGGTCGATCACCGGCGCGGCCGCCGCGCTGGGGTACAGCCAGCCCGCGATCAGCCAGCAGCTCAAGCGACTCGAGCTGCGGCTCGGGGTTCCGCTGGTCGAGCGCGTGGGCCGGAGCGTCCGGCTCACGGAGGCGGGCCGCATCCTGGCGCGTCACGCCCCGGCGGTGACGACGGCCCTGGATGCCGCAGCCGGCGAACTCGCCGAGCTGCGCGGCCTTCGCGCGGGGCGGGTGCGGCTCGTCGGCTTCCCGTCCGCGTCGCCCACGGTCGTTCCTCGACTGCTCGCCGAGCTGGAAGCGCACCACACCGGAGTCACCGTCACCTACCTCGAGGCCGAACCGCCCGAGGCGGTGGCGGCGGTGCGCGAGGACCGCGCCGACATCGCGCTGACGTTCAGCTACCCCGGCGACCGCGACGATCCTCATGGATCGAGCTCCCGCGGACTTTCCGTCCGGACCGTCGGCACCGACGATCTCTTGGCGGTGCTGCCGGCCGGACACCCCGCGGCGGCGGACGACCAGGTCGACATCGCGGCGCTGTCGGGGGAGAAGTGGATCGCGGGGTGCCCGCGCTGCCGCGGACATCTCCTCGAGCTGTGCGCGCGTGCGGGGTTCGCGCCGCACATCGCATTCGAGACCGACAACTTCGTCGCGGTCGAGGGTCTTGTCGCTCAGGGGATCGGCGTGGCGACGCTCCCGCGGATGGCCGTGGCATCCTTCCCGCAGCTCCCCGGCGTGGTGACGCTGCCCCTTCCTCCGGCAGAGGCCCGGACGATCCACGTGGTCACCGCCCACGGCGCCGACCGGGTGCCCGCCATACGGCTCACCATGGCGGCGATCGTGAGGCTCCTCGACGCGACCGCGGCGCGCGCCGGCGATGCGGGCGTCGAGGCGCAGCCCCTCAGGCGGCAGGCGTCCCGCAACTAG